A window from Cryptomeria japonica chromosome 1, Sugi_1.0, whole genome shotgun sequence encodes these proteins:
- the LOC131856117 gene encoding receptor-like protein kinase At5g59670, whose product MKFISLSLLAITAFIGLISRCTLANPDGFLSINCGTSKNETIGKLDWITDSLFIKFRNTSIMSPFSSNNRAFQYQSVAYFTNLEANKYCYLLPVTPHKQYLVRARFSFGGFENLPLASIFDLYIEGIKWAKVDLTNRFKNLNYYYDIILVPKGGSLSLCLARNSETQENCYVFISTIELRLLQSTMYDTYTDFNYSALKLFSRIHFGSSDEIRFPQDQYDRRWQPFQVLSTRNIGTNASSFGSMKNQPPVSVLKTAISSLVGEEVFVSNWHLLNQGIYYFALYLCNINKTSLSGNNTFQVCIGNLQIAEIDVPEYMYCLSQESRV is encoded by the exons ATGAAATTCATAAGCTTAAGCTTGTTAGCGATCACAGCTTTCATTGGATTAATCAGTCGCTGCACATTGGCAAACCCAGATG GATTTCTAAGTATTAATTGTGGCACTTCAAAAAATGAAACAATCGGAAAGTTGGACTGGATTACAGATTCCTTGTTCATAAAATTCAGAAACACGTCCATAATGTCTCCATTCAGTTCTAACAATAGGGCCTTTCAATATCAGTCCGTGGCCTATTTTACAAATCTGGAAGCAAATAAATATTGTTACTTACTGCCCGTGACGCCTCATAAACAATACCTGGTAAGGGCTAGGTTCTCTTTTGGAGGGTTTGAAAATCTGCCTTTAGCAAGCATCTTCGATTTGTATATCGAGGGAATCAAGTGGGCAAAAGTCGATCTGACGAATCGATTTAAAAATCTCAATTACTATTACGATATCATCCTGGTCCCTAAAGGCGGTAGTCTGAGTTTATGCCTGGCTAGAAATTCAGAGACACAAGAAAATTGCTATGTTTTCATTTCAACTATTGAGTTGAGGCTGCTACAATCTACAATGTATGATACTTACACTGATTTCAACTACAGCGCTTTAAAATTATTCTCTCGTATACATTTTGGGAGCTCTGATGAGATAAG GTTCCCCCAGGACCAGTATGATCGCCGGTGGCAACCTTTTCAGGTATTGTCAACAAGAAATATCGGCACGAATGCCTCCTCTTTTGGAAGCATGAAAAACCAACCACCTGTATCAGTATTAAAGACTGCTATTTCATCGCTTGTAGGGGAAGAGGTGTTCGTTTCGAACTGGCATCTTCTTAACCAGGGCATTTATTATTTTGCTCTTTACTTGTGCAACATCAATAAGACAAGTCTTTCAGGAAACAACACATTTCAGGTCTGCATTGGGAATCTTCAAATAGCAGAAATAGACGTTCCTGAGTATATGTACTGTTTGTCACAAGAAAGTCGTGTATAG